The nucleotide sequence gagagagagagagagagagagagagagagagagagagagagagagagagagagagagagagagagagacgcaaaCTCAGTCATCTCCAACTCCCAAAACAGAAGCTGCtttgacagaaacaacaactaatTCACATCTGCTATAAACTGGGGGagcgagtgagtgtgtgtgtaagtgggtGGCAGGGTGATGGAAGGCCAAGGCGACGCTGACCTGTCGCCCTCCTCAACCACCACcacaacacacatatacaggaagtgacagtacatgttttctctgcagcagacaggaagagacaTTAAaatggaggcagagggaggacagaTAACCTCTTCAATACATTCCTCTTCATGGGttattgactttttattttcctgtgctTTGACTATCACCTCctccaaggaggttgtgttttcacccctgtctctGTGACTGTCAGTaggattgcacaaaaactaTTGAACTTCCACTTTCTGTGTTTGAATTAACATTGCATTTTTTGCCCCctatttcccagagaataagaCCTGGATCTTGATGTGAAAAATCAGGCATAGATAGGGGACTGATATTGATGATatatgtgtgcaatttggtgcagatccaaataaaagtcaGGATCTAgcggatttaaatgtggtttcataaaggggtAGGTTTTTTTAGCCGCTGTTCACATGTTATAATGTGGATTCAGGAGGGAATCAACAGCTTGTATGCATCTTTAAAAGAACATGACAGATTTGGTGCAGAATTTGTGGAGAGTTGGACCTTGGCATAAGTCAACTGATTCATTCTAGTTTCTGAGGAAAACTAAGTAATGCTAACTACGTACATTCCAACACTTTAACATTCACAACCCATGAGATCATTCTTATTGTGCAAATGTGTGATTTGATTAATAACCAACCTAAGGTTTAATATTTGACTGTAATGGTTCGAGAGATGAGTTACTGTTAACTGtgaaaatattgatggaatgcCATTTCCTGACGATAAGCTGTGaactttgtgaaagaaaaaaatatctaaatgcaaaacaaacaatagtTTTGTTTGAGCGGTAATGTCCAAAGCAAAAGTAGAATTGGGTTGAGATTTTCAGGAGGACAAAAGTGAAGCTGCACATGCTGTTTCTGTAATAACAAGGATCATTTTGAGgcatccatctattatctttTGAACACTCAACATGTGTATTAGTTAGGGCCTAATGAAGTGCAATGTAGAATTTGGTATGATTTGATATGTTTAACAttataaactttaaataaacaagagTTTCATGAAGAAAACTGCTACCGGCATCACCAAGGCCAAAGAAACCTGCCTGTTTAGAATGGATACTCCATGTAAGCAAGCATCTTACCTTGCTTGTCTCAGGGCTGTCAGGATCAAACTGGACCTGCTTGGCAGCCAGCTCTCTCCCAGTATCCACATCGTAACACAGGTAAACCCGTCCAAACGCCCCCTGGCCCAGGAGCTTCCCCCGTCGCCATGTTACTGGAGCGCTGGGTGCTgcgaaaaaaaacacaagctgtTCACTTatgttttacaaataaaaagagaagtaataataaaaaagacaaatcattACAAAGCATTATCTTCACTTTTACCCATGGACACACTTTACTCACATgctaatagttttttttaccagacTTTGTGGTTAGGCTTAAAATATCCCATATTTGTCTCTCTATGAGATGTAAGAAGTTCATCTTATTCTTACCTTATTACAATAAGCCCAAACAAATATACTTTCCAAAGTATTCTTTAAACCTGATGTGCATTTTTAATTACGAATTGTACAGCTAGAGGAATCCATTTAAATTCCTCCTTTCCTGCATCTTTCCTCCcattttcacactgaaaacactttttcatcTTGCTAAAAGTTAAATTGGTTGTAATTGAATATAAGATTATCAGTGGCTTAAATTAGAAAATATTAGCATTGGTATTTACTCTTGAACACTAATTTCTAAAGAGTTCTTGTCATCCCTAGAAAGTAAAGTGTATTTTCTGAGAAACAACTACTGCAGATCAACACTCACACTTATGGGCAACAGAACGATCCTGGGGACGGATCCTGCCCTGGGCATCGACGAGCTGCCAGCTGCCCAGACTCTCCTCGCTGCCGTTGAGAGACCGACGTGAAGGCACAAGAGTGAACAGGTTCCCCTGGGGGCGGCGAATCCGTGGAAATGTCCTCCGACCTGCGGGAGAGCAAAAAAGAGGCTGGCTCAGAGGAATGTCCCATGATGAACGGGAGAGATTAATCGAGGAAAtaccacagagagagggaacacATGAGACAAGGTACATAGTGGATATATGGAGACATCTTACCTTCGCTGTGGTCCTTATGATGCAGGGAGACGTGGTACCTACGAGGATAGGTGCCACCCTTTCCAGCTACCCTGTCATACACATGATTCTCCCTGTCTGAAGGCAAACATCCACAAGTCAAaggtcagcaggattactctgTAATTCAACCAGTTTAGCTCAGTTGCACGGTGAGTCACACAGCATTCATGTGAGCTACTTTATGACTTTCCCTTACGGCTTataattaaattgaaaataCTGTTCACATGAGCTTTCAGCTGCTTAAACACTGCTTGTGTAAACTCCGAGGTCACTACAGGCAAACACTGAAGATCATGAGCAGGATTCTTTATCAAATCAGTTATGTTGTATTCTCAGATGTTTAAAAGCAGAGGCTAGACTATTATTCATGCTTGTGTCTCTCTTCTAGAGACTTAGAGTCTCGCCTATTTTTCTCTGTGTACCCATACGGTTCACAGCAAAATAACTTGTGatgtgaaaatgatctttcacaacAGTATCAATGTCTTTATCTCGAGTATGAGTAAATCTTTGCAACACATGAATGTGCctgttgattttaaaatgatcacCAATATAACCTGTGCGCTGCAGCAGCACACTTgtcatctgtttattcaaattgtatttgttttgaatgtttCACCAAAGTTGAGACTGCACTTCCTTGGTACTTTAACATTACACAtcccaagtgtgaagccgaaaACATTAATGATTCTCAAAGCATGTGTTCCACTAACAGACAGACGTAGATTCCTGGAATTATCAGATAGATATAACTGCTTCATTACTGGCTTTAAGTTAAAGGATGGTGCTATTGGAAGAATCTTTGACTGTAGCTGCTCTCACCTGAGCACTCCTGACGATTATCAGGGTAACTTTTAGCTCTGTGCATGCGAGATTTCCTCAATGACGGGCTGCCAGGGAAAAAGAGTAAGAAAGAAGTATGAAAGATGTTGAGTGGTTTTCCAAAGTAAAATAGCCATTTCCACAGATCGTATTTGGGTATTGACATAGAGGAagtaacacaaataaataaaacatgaaatgagCAGTGAGTTCTTGTGCAAGTATTAATGTTGGCGGGCAGCGTTTGATCCTCACCTGTCTGAGTTGCTGTCCAGAGACTGACAGCTTCCAGAGACAGAGTTTTCTGCACTGCTCCAGGGATCCAGCACCTGAACAGGGCACAATGGAAAATGacagctgtgtatgtgtgtgtgtgtctatgtgtgtgtgtgtgtgtgtgtgtgtgtgtgtgtgtgtgtgtgtgtgtgcatgttttggGAGGAAGAGTCTGTCCTAAAATGGATATTTGGAAACTTTGGGAGCATGAACcgaatatttaattaattctaaAATAGCTTTGATGGCAGCAAAGGTACAAATGAATAAGTCTGGAGCCTCAGTCGATGCCTAGTTTTACAGTTGTACAACTCTTATCATTCCTGCATATAAATGTAGCCACAATCAGCCAAACAACTTCCAGTGCCTGTAAAGCTTTTGATGAGCAAAACAACTTCACAGTCCAGAAAAGGTCCTGATTCAAGCTGTTGAGGCCGAGTTGTTTATGTGAACAAATTTTAATAGTCTCGACATCGTAAGGCGGACTTTCCCCATTTATTGTGAAGCTATGACTCACACACTGATCGCTGGTCTCTGGGATGAACTCCCCCTCACTGTTTATGCTGGTGTATGAACCTTGGCGGGCAATCCTCTGCTGGCGCTCGGGCACATAGCCAGGAGGCGGCGAGCTACGCCCCGTGTTCTGAGAACCTGGGATCAGACAGCAGTGATGAGcataaaagagaagaaatcagatgtaggaaaaataaaattcaaacaatatttgtattttacagacAAAAGGACTGAGAAGTGAATGGAAATTGCAGCAACAATGTGCTTTAAAACATCTGTTGATTATATGATTATCTGAGAGGGAAAAGGTTTTGCATCATTATTGAAACTAATGGGCCCATGTTGAGATTTATGCTCTATTTTACAGGAAGAACAAGCTGCACAAAGCAACCACACAGATAACTCAATTCAAACACAGATCCATGAAATAAGTCTTTTAAAGTGTgtcaaagaagaaataaacataaagtCCTGACTGGAGTAACGGCTGAGATCTTTATAGTTATAATATTTACGGCCTGATGCTGTCATGAAGTTCTGAACTCAAACTCCCCTGTAGCCactttgacccccccccccagtactctagggaaaaaaaataaagatcctAGTGGTGGACCAGGCCACTGGTCCACCACACTAATAGAGCTCTGtaatctgattggctgctgtcCAGCAGGCATCGTCTAGTGATGGTGAACAGGAAAAGGAAGAGGACCCATTGCTAGAAGGGGAAGCCAAAGAAAGaacagccagagagagagagactaagagagagagagagagagaaagagagagagagagagagagaaggaaactgAGGTAGTAAAAAAGAAGCGGCAAAGGCCCGCTCAGATGACAGCTGCctataaattaatatttactATATTTATGTTAAGGCTTCTAAGGCGCCATTGCCTCCAGGATCCCAACTTTTTTCATGTCATTAGTGTAGGAGTTTagatcagagctgcaggacaaTGCTGCCAAAATCTTGTGATTTGCAAGATCACAAATGTGCGGGTAAATGTCTGAAAAGATAGGTGGGAACCCTATGGTGTAAACTCAACTCTGAAAGAAAAGACTGCAATAGGAGTGCAGGTGTCCATCCACAAAGTTTCAATGGTTCTGAACTTTATTCAGATCATCATTTATACGTACAAACCTGGAGTAAAAATTGATGCAGTGGAATAGGGAGAAAAACTGCAAGTTTCAGTTTCGGGTATTCATTCAATAGTTTGGGAAAGACCAACCATtgaaaagtgaggacatttagTCACAGTTTAAGATATGTACCGGTTGATAGGTGGCGTCCTCTGGGCTCGGCAGATTGGTACACCGCGCTAACATCTCCAGTGGATTGAGATGACTTGATCCTCACCTGTTTACATGCCACATggtgggagggggaggagaccTAGAGTTCAGAGATGGGGGGAAGGGACAAAAAgtttaaacatgaacaaacacatgatgaaACTATGGCTTCATGTCAGCGAGTGTAACTTATATGAAAGAGGAACCTGGATTTTTCACTTCAGTGCAATGAAGTGCAATGAAGAAATGGCAGTGGTGTAACTGTACACTGTGAATCCAAgcccagtttgtgtgtgtgtgtctgtgtgtgtgtgtgtgtgtgtgtgtgtgtgtttgtgtgtgtgtgtgtgtgtgtctcacattGCCATGCTCCTGAGTGAGCAGCAGGATCTTTATGCTCTTCATGTTGGAGCTTCGGTCCAGCAGGTCGATTGCCTTGTCCAGGTCGTCCTGGTCTCGCAGAGGGATGGACAACTGCCACGATACAAGTCCAACACATCAACACTCGCACAAAACATGTGGTTTATGGACaatattttattgcatttatctaagttaattttaattttaaaaattctgTCCATTGTTATTATGTGCTTTTATCCCATTTTGGTGACTATTTCTTGtactttttcattgttttagttgttgtaatatgttttcaaatctattttgattgaaaaataccaaacatttACTGATTCCAGCTTCGCAGATGAGGATTTCTaacttttctttgtcttatgTGACAGTAAGATGTTACCTTTGACTTAAGGAAACTGCCACGGAATATCTACCTATCACAATATTTTATTAGACATCTAATAGGATAACATATTAATTGAGAAAAGAATatcaaaatatatgaaaacGATGGTCTATATAAGATTTGTTTGCCACTGAGTCTCCACTTTACCTCATTGTTCATATAATGCAGGTCTAACTGTTGCCCAAACACAGTCTTAACCTTCTGCTGGACTTCCTCAAACTGCACAGGCCGTCCAAACATCAAGATCCTACAcgtaaaaagaaatgaagaaatcacacagacagacacattatGAGAGCTTTGCAGCAACTGCTCAGGAAACTGCTTTTGAgttacatgcacacatgcaagcaAAGTACACACGGGCTGCTGTTTTCAGAGAGAGCAGATTCCTCTCAGTACACCTTGCATATTTGTAGTTTGTACTGGCAGCCGCAGAGTAACCACAGTCCTTTCCTCTGTGTTCTCCAGCTCACATACCAGTCTGAATTAAAGGCTGGAGTCTGTGTTTGATTCTTAGATGTGCTCGTTTCTCATAAACTGGAACATGTGACAAGAACAGCATGTGCGTGAGTATGtttatgtctgtctctctgtgtgtgtttctgctctctctcactcacttatGGATATACCgtacacatgcatgtatgtagAATACCTACACAGACGTAACCTGCATGTAAAGAAAGCCTGAGACAAACTCACCGTCTCTCTCCTGAGAACTCAAACTTTATCCTGACATCGTCCTGGGggaaaacagaagcagaaaggtcAAGACGTGAACACAGGAGGTCATCAGAAGTAGACAGATAAGATAGACTGTGCTGATATTTGAACTCCAGTAACTTCACCGCAAACCCATCCATTATCCACACCGCTTATCCTAACgctgggagctggagccaatcccagctgacattgagcgTGAGGCGTAAAGCCTGGACATCGCagagccaacatacagagacaagtGTCCGACAGTTTCACACTTGGTCACCTGGTCAAACATACTCAAATGCATCAGAGGCAAACCTTGGCCTCCCGGTTCATTTAAAGAGGcgaataaaacattcacttccGGTGGTGAACCAAATCATAGCTTGGCTTTGCGTGGAGCTCAACCATTGACTTTAACTCACAATATTCTCTTCAAATATGCGTGAGCAGGCCTATGTCTTTGTTTGGACTGCGGAGGAAGCTGCAGTACCCGGGGAAAAGATGCAaaatccacacagaaagaccaaGATTTGAATAAACCTTCTTAGGTGATTCTTCCAAAAGAATACATCTCAATTAGTTTGGGGAGCTGAATTACTTAAGACTGCCTTCCACATGTCATGTCTTCTCCTGTAGGTCTTACTCAATAATTGCGTCCCTTTATGCTCCTTTCGTTGCTTCATCATTACCGAAAACCCACTTCCACTCGTAACGAGCACAAACAAGGTTTTAAAGCGAGTGAAACGGTGGAGTATGTTATTCTTGGGGAACAGTCTCtggttttaagaaaatactaCCAAGCACATGAATTTCTGTAATGGTTATTTTCTGTGGCTGCGACTCAATGATACTGGTGAAATGCAAGGGTGGGTGGGCTACTGGCCATACaagcaaaatatatatttttagagaGAGTAGTTGAAAATAACTGGATTTAATCTGTTTCAGATGAAGGGGTCCCAGAGTTGTGGGTGGCTACTTCGGAAATTCATCTGTCATTATGCTAAATTAGCGAACTGTGTGGGCCAGAGGAAATTCTATAAGCAATGAGAATATTTCTGAACTGGTGATACCAAATTACACTTCCAAGTAGAGTTATCCATTATAAAAATTCATTAGTCGACACACCCACAGTcataaggaaacaaaaatacttTGGCAGTTTTTCAGACCCTCCAGAAATTCACCATCACTCATATTAGACACAACCTAAACGCTGCAAATCTCACCTGGTTTGTTTTTCCCACATAATGGACACCTGAAGATTTAAAATGTAGACAGAAGactttcctcttcatcactcttCCATCTTTTTCTTAAAGGGGACATaatgcagtttttctttcctctagtgtgttgaatattttttttgtggatgtaaaagttctgctaagttaaaaagcccaaagtcagtggaaaacagaaaacactgaagctcctgaaacacctcgaCAGTCGTCCGGCCGATACTTCCTTCATTATGCACATGTGGAGCATTATGATGTCACATGCCAAGTAAACTAAGAGCAGAGGCTGACATTTTCTACACGCATGAGAAACAGTTGACCAATCAAACAGAGTGGGCAAGCTGCCCAATCAGAGCAGCCCAGGCTTTATcagaaaagaggagctgcagcaacaaaaaCTGACAGACATTACAGCATGTCAACCTTTTCAAGTTATAACACAAATTAACATTATCAATCTGAATGTGATTTAGGACTTGGGGACTGTGATCTTATTCAGGCTTTTATTCTGACAGTGCGCGGACACACTGTGTTGCTGAGGGACagtacaaacaacaacaacacacagctgtTCATGGAGAAATGTCTGTAGAGATTAATTTTATTGTAAAAGTTTAGGACCAAGAGGTTTGAGCCTTAATTGTAACTGAGTTTTATGACTTTAGTGAACCATTATTCTATTGTTCCCAGGTTCATATCATGGTTTATGAACACAACTTTAAACTGTAACAGTACCTGTCTGTTGGTCTGAGCCGGCAACTTGGGTTTGCTGTTGTCGTACGACAACACTGGCTGGCGCCTCGTCATCTGGAGGGCAACCAAGTCCTTCATTATAGAGTGGAGGGCCTGCCTCTCATCTGGAGAGGATAATACAATgggaaaaataaacaattaGAGTACAGATTGGAAAAAGGATGATCTGAGTGTGTAATTATgacagaaagggagagagagaaagagagaggtagAAGCTCTTAGCTCTGCACTAAAGGTGAGTGGAGACAATTAGTCAGATATCTTTAACTAAAGCCATATTGAGACTATCCCATGACATGCTATTAGAGCCAGGGAAGGATTGCAGTGTTTTTGATGTGCCTGTTCCCACGTTTGATTTCAGGGCAACCTCTGCCTTGGCTGGACAAACTCAGGGAGAGAAAATATTCTCCTTGTGTAGTTTGGACAGACTTCATACAGCCACAGAGCAGTGGAGAGATCCAGACCCCATCTATACAACACTGAAAACCAATCCTGTATCTGCAACAGCAGCGCACACACAGGCTTTGGCCTCAG is from Paralichthys olivaceus isolate ysfri-2021 chromosome 5, ASM2471397v2, whole genome shotgun sequence and encodes:
- the map3k3 gene encoding mitogen-activated protein kinase kinase kinase 3, with product MNERQALHSIMKDLVALQMTRRQPVLSYDNSKPKLPAQTNRQDDVRIKFEFSGERRILMFGRPVQFEEVQQKVKTVFGQQLDLHYMNNELSIPLRDQDDLDKAIDLLDRSSNMKSIKILLLTQEHGNVSSPSHHVACKQVRIKSSQSTGDVSAVYQSAEPRGRHLSTGSQNTGRSSPPPGYVPERQQRIARQGSYTSINSEGEFIPETSDQCVLDPWSSAENSVSGSCQSLDSNSDSPSLRKSRMHRAKSYPDNRQECSDRENHVYDRVAGKGGTYPRRYHVSLHHKDHSEGRRTFPRIRRPQGNLFTLVPSRRSLNGSEESLGSWQLVDAQGRIRPQDRSVAHKSPSAPVTWRRGKLLGQGAFGRVYLCYDVDTGRELAAKQVQFDPDSPETSKEVSALECEIQLLKNLHHERIVQYYGCLRDHNEKTLTIFMEYMPGGSVKDQLKAYGALTENVTRKYTRQILEGMSYLHSNMIVHRDIKGANILRDSAGNVKLGDFGASKRLQTICISGTGIRSVTGTPYWMSPEVISGEGYGRKADVWSLGCTVVEMLTEKPPWAEYEAMAAIFKIATQPTNPLLPSNTSDQARDFIRCIFVEAKHRPSAEELLRHPFSQILC